The bacterium genome window below encodes:
- a CDS encoding AAA domain-containing protein — protein MTDSLPSPREIAAALERKVFGQQTAVREIAVAISKKLAGLPAGNVLLIGASGSGKTTVMRAVESFLASDPKLAQRSTQIRVHANILAQEADEGAPGERLLHRLMARAQEQLGAGASVAGLLDRVAHGIVFVDEVDKIRARIGEDPHVPGIRAQEALLTIMENERLPLELPSSTGGGRAFLDTRGILFVAAGAFEGLYDAVYDRVTVGQDRGALQSVTVLGAEDVREETPFSLRDWLRSQDLFDYGMSPQFLSRFDGVVLLEDLNEGDLLKIFLGAPDSGLQNAKQFFAQFGIELVLSPEAAREIAARAAGQPRLGARALKEVFRRVIRDYEFEPTERAKDGALVVDLAEVTEALART, from the coding sequence GTGACAGATTCGCTTCCATCGCCTCGGGAGATCGCGGCCGCTCTCGAGCGCAAAGTGTTCGGCCAGCAGACCGCCGTGCGCGAGATCGCGGTCGCGATCTCCAAGAAGCTCGCCGGCCTTCCCGCGGGCAACGTGCTTCTGATCGGCGCCTCGGGCTCGGGCAAGACGACCGTGATGCGCGCCGTGGAGTCCTTCCTGGCCTCCGACCCCAAGCTCGCCCAACGCTCGACGCAGATTCGGGTTCACGCCAACATCCTGGCCCAGGAAGCCGACGAAGGCGCCCCCGGAGAGCGCTTGTTGCACCGGCTGATGGCGCGAGCTCAGGAGCAACTGGGAGCCGGCGCCTCGGTGGCCGGGCTTCTCGATCGGGTCGCCCACGGCATCGTCTTCGTGGACGAGGTCGACAAGATCCGGGCTCGAATCGGCGAGGACCCTCACGTTCCGGGAATCCGGGCGCAGGAGGCGCTACTGACGATCATGGAGAACGAGCGCTTGCCGCTCGAGCTGCCGTCCTCGACCGGCGGTGGCCGAGCCTTTCTCGACACGCGCGGCATTCTGTTCGTCGCCGCGGGCGCCTTTGAGGGACTCTACGACGCCGTCTACGACCGGGTCACGGTGGGCCAGGATCGAGGAGCACTGCAATCCGTCACCGTGCTCGGCGCGGAGGATGTGCGCGAGGAGACTCCATTCTCGCTGCGTGACTGGCTTCGCAGCCAGGATCTCTTCGACTATGGGATGTCTCCGCAGTTTCTGTCGCGGTTCGACGGAGTCGTCCTGCTCGAAGACCTGAACGAAGGCGACCTGCTGAAGATCTTCCTGGGTGCGCCCGACTCCGGACTCCAGAACGCCAAGCAGTTCTTCGCACAGTTCGGCATCGAGCTGGTGCTCTCACCCGAAGCCGCGCGGGAGATCGCGGCCAGGGCCGCCGGCCAGCCCCGACTGGGGGCCCGCGCGCTCAAAGAGGTTTTCCGCCGAGTGATTCGCGACTATGAGTTCGAGCCGACCGAGCGAGCGAAGGACGGCGCCCTGGTGGTCGATCTGGCCGAGGTGACAGAAGCGCTGGCCAGAACCTGA
- a CDS encoding phosphoglycerate kinase, which translates to MSRLRTLDDLGPIAGRVALVRVDFNVPLADGLVADDTRIRAALPTLTELRERGARLVLMSHCGRPKGERDPALSLEPVARHLAGILDTPVSFAHEPTGADAAETVGALPDGGVAMLENLRFSAGEKSNDPAFAAALAALGDIYVNDAFGTAHRAHASVVGVAEHFEQRAAGRLLELEIRALSGLLESPRRPFVGIVGGAKIEGKIETLVNLLPALDALAVGGGMANTFLTAQGFNLARSLVEHERLDLAHDLIEQAEASGTDLLLPPDLVVTDDLETPRRIETVVPNEVPEKTLAVDIGPDARTAIGDLVATAGTVFWNGPLGVFETPPVDAGTLAAAYALGACPGWTVIGGGETVAAAHRAGVIGELGHVSTGGGASLELLAGKQLPGVAVLKD; encoded by the coding sequence ATGTCTAGACTAAGAACACTTGACGACCTCGGACCGATCGCCGGTCGCGTAGCCCTGGTTCGGGTCGACTTCAACGTTCCGTTGGCCGACGGCCTGGTCGCCGACGATACCCGGATTCGTGCGGCTCTGCCGACTTTGACCGAGCTGCGCGAGCGCGGCGCGCGTCTGGTACTGATGTCGCACTGCGGCCGCCCGAAGGGCGAGCGTGACCCCGCTTTGAGCCTGGAGCCGGTCGCGCGCCATCTGGCCGGCATTCTGGACACTCCGGTGTCGTTCGCGCACGAACCGACGGGGGCCGATGCAGCCGAAACCGTGGGCGCGCTTCCCGATGGCGGTGTTGCGATGCTCGAGAACCTCCGTTTCTCGGCCGGAGAAAAGTCGAACGATCCCGCCTTCGCGGCCGCGCTCGCAGCGCTCGGCGATATCTACGTCAACGATGCCTTCGGCACCGCCCACCGCGCTCACGCCTCGGTGGTCGGCGTCGCCGAGCACTTCGAACAGCGCGCCGCCGGGCGGCTGCTGGAGCTCGAGATCCGCGCCCTGAGCGGCCTGCTCGAGAGTCCGCGCCGACCCTTCGTCGGCATCGTCGGTGGCGCCAAGATCGAGGGCAAGATCGAGACCCTGGTCAACCTGCTGCCCGCGCTCGACGCCCTGGCGGTCGGCGGCGGCATGGCCAACACCTTTCTGACCGCGCAGGGATTCAACCTCGCCCGATCCCTGGTGGAGCACGAGCGCCTCGACCTGGCGCACGACCTGATCGAGCAGGCCGAAGCATCGGGCACCGATCTGCTGCTGCCACCCGACTTGGTGGTCACGGATGACCTCGAGACCCCGCGCCGCATCGAAACGGTGGTGCCCAACGAGGTTCCGGAGAAAACCCTGGCGGTCGATATCGGACCCGACGCTCGCACCGCGATCGGCGACCTGGTCGCGACCGCGGGCACGGTATTCTGGAACGGCCCTCTCGGCGTCTTCGAGACACCACCCGTTGACGCCGGCACGCTCGCCGCCGCATATGCTCTCGGCGCTTGTCCGGGCTGGACGGTCATCGGAGGTGGCGAGACCGTGGCCGCCGCCCACCGCGCCGGCGTCATCGGCGAACTCGGCCATGTTTCGACCGGAGGCGGAGCCTCACTCGAGCTGCTCGCCGGCAAGCAACTACCCGGAGTCGCCGTCCTGAAGGACTAG
- a CDS encoding type II/IV secretion system protein: MTLSPDLVTEILVRQGVLSDEQGKEARREAKLLPARPGNPRAFEQQTPAYDVIEHLSFPSREHPERTIGEMDIARAIASDAGVEFVRIDPLKLNADFIEARMSRPFAKRHRMLPLGLSKGRLQVACADPYDIEAIDSYRRIVGRELEIKVASEREILRAINEFYGLRHSVKRAEDDLEAGFDLGNLEQLVKMRSSAEIESSDKHVVNAVEFMLQHAYDTRASDIHLEPKRDVSLIRFRIDGVLHDIQTIPKVVHKAVVNRIKTMSRLDIAEKRRPQDGRVKTSRGGLEIELRASTLPVAFGEKVVLRIFDPEVLSQDLNNLGFFADELDHFNDFITRPHGIVLVTGPTGSGKTTTLYSALKTVASRELNVTTIEDPIEMVDEELNQTAVQRRAGIGFATALRHILRQDPDVIMVGEIRDAETAQYAVQAALTGHLVFSTLHTNDAAASITRLADLEVEPYLISSTVIGVVAQRLVRKICPHCSTEHLLSPLETKTLRLAVPEGKRVQVRIGDGCAECRGTGHFGRTAIFEVLPVDDAIQALILEGADAARIKREAIKNGMRSLRQSALRKLSGGATSYQEVVRVTAL; encoded by the coding sequence ATGACGCTGAGTCCGGACCTGGTAACCGAGATCCTGGTGCGCCAGGGCGTTCTGAGTGACGAGCAGGGCAAAGAGGCCCGCCGTGAGGCGAAGCTGCTACCGGCACGCCCTGGCAACCCGCGCGCCTTCGAGCAGCAGACGCCGGCCTACGACGTCATCGAGCACTTGAGCTTTCCGAGCCGGGAGCACCCGGAGCGGACCATCGGCGAGATGGATATCGCGCGCGCCATCGCAAGTGACGCCGGCGTCGAGTTCGTGCGCATCGATCCGCTCAAGTTGAACGCCGATTTCATCGAAGCGCGAATGTCGCGCCCGTTTGCCAAGCGTCATCGCATGCTGCCCCTGGGTTTATCGAAGGGTCGTCTTCAGGTGGCCTGCGCCGATCCTTACGACATCGAGGCGATCGATTCCTATCGAAGGATCGTGGGCCGCGAGCTCGAGATCAAGGTGGCCTCGGAGCGCGAGATTCTGCGCGCGATCAATGAGTTCTACGGGTTGCGGCACTCGGTCAAGCGGGCCGAGGACGACCTCGAGGCGGGCTTCGATCTCGGCAATCTGGAGCAGCTGGTCAAGATGCGCAGCTCGGCCGAGATCGAGTCGAGCGACAAGCACGTGGTCAATGCCGTCGAGTTCATGCTGCAGCACGCCTACGACACGCGGGCCAGCGACATTCATCTCGAGCCCAAGCGCGACGTCTCGCTCATCCGTTTCCGGATCGACGGCGTTTTGCACGACATTCAGACGATTCCGAAAGTGGTGCACAAGGCCGTGGTCAACCGGATCAAAACGATGTCCAGGCTCGACATTGCGGAAAAGCGGCGGCCGCAGGACGGCCGCGTCAAGACGTCTCGCGGCGGTCTCGAGATCGAGCTGCGCGCATCGACCTTGCCCGTGGCCTTCGGCGAGAAGGTCGTGTTGCGTATTTTCGATCCCGAGGTTCTGAGCCAAGATCTGAACAACCTCGGGTTCTTCGCCGACGAGCTCGACCATTTCAACGACTTCATCACCCGCCCTCACGGCATTGTGCTGGTCACGGGGCCTACCGGCTCGGGCAAGACCACCACCCTCTATTCGGCGCTCAAGACGGTCGCCAGCCGCGAGCTCAACGTGACCACGATCGAGGATCCGATCGAGATGGTCGACGAAGAGCTCAACCAGACGGCGGTCCAGCGCCGAGCCGGAATCGGGTTTGCCACGGCGCTGCGCCACATTCTGCGTCAGGATCCGGACGTCATCATGGTCGGTGAGATTCGCGACGCCGAGACCGCCCAGTACGCGGTGCAAGCGGCGTTGACCGGGCACCTGGTGTTTTCGACTTTGCATACGAACGACGCCGCGGCCTCGATCACCCGGCTGGCGGATCTCGAGGTCGAGCCGTACTTGATTTCTTCGACCGTGATCGGCGTCGTCGCGCAGCGCCTTGTGCGCAAGATCTGTCCGCACTGCTCGACCGAGCACCTGCTGAGCCCGCTCGAGACCAAGACTCTGCGCCTGGCCGTTCCCGAGGGTAAACGGGTTCAGGTCAGAATCGGTGACGGCTGCGCGGAGTGCCGTGGCACGGGACACTTTGGGCGCACGGCCATTTTCGAGGTGCTACCGGTCGACGATGCGATTCAGGCGCTGATTCTCGAGGGCGCCGATGCCGCCCGCATCAAGCGGGAAGCGATCAAGAACGGGATGCGCTCCCTGCGCCAGTCGGCGCTGCGCAAGCTCTCCGGCGGCGCCACCTCCTACCAGGAGGTCGTCCGGGTAACAGCGCTCTAG
- the selD gene encoding selenide, water dikinase SelD translates to MRAPTDKQTNLVLVGGGHSHVQVLEGFAMEPPPNTRITLIVDRPVAMYSGMVPGFVAGQYKQEELEIDVLPLARRIGARVIIARAIRIEAEEKRVVLQGRPPVPFELASINIGSTVAGLSTPGVREHAIPTRPITGFVSRLDSLFDEFRASNATECVRIVVAGAGAGGVEVAFALDHRLRELGRKVDVTVIESGPEILAGYSAGMRRRAERAAGQRDIKIVAGQRIDRVEADRVFLKQAGASSKSEQPFDLLLWVTGAVSHPLFRDSNLPTDERGFVKIRSTLQLEDHDHIFAVGDCSTLTRYPRTPKAGVYAVRQGPVLTTNLRRLLAGEALLDRYRPQHDFLTLINTGDGGAIGGKWFLSFEGEWVFRLKDRIDRKFMYRFQPLDHPGNETAFDSAGMNAGTLEDGDSEVLCGGCAAKLGQLALERALSRLPPGSEDSSVELGMAGADDAACYSAPGGQRIVSSVDQFRSFTDDAYLVGRVAAINAASDLLAKGIEPRFAQALVALPERDSGPEQEETLFQLLAGAQAAFDEIGVTLLGGHTMTAAQLQLGFHLEGFADNDQRLLVQARLEAGQRLILSKALGTGVLMRADMRGELRGPWFEQALASMLRLNRDAVAVARRFGARAATDVTGFGLAGHLAGMLRAADLAATIDVRSLPALPGSLELLETGLRSTFHEDNAKAARGMQIEPEARRHPHFPLLFDPQTSGGLLFGVPADRAEAALDELLASGHTAAIIGTTGKAEAIHRIRISTSLD, encoded by the coding sequence ATGCGAGCCCCAACCGACAAGCAAACCAATCTGGTCCTCGTCGGTGGTGGTCATTCGCACGTCCAGGTGCTCGAAGGCTTCGCCATGGAGCCGCCTCCGAACACGCGGATCACGCTGATTGTCGACCGGCCGGTGGCAATGTACTCGGGCATGGTCCCGGGGTTCGTCGCGGGCCAGTACAAACAGGAAGAGCTCGAGATCGACGTGCTGCCGCTCGCTCGTCGAATTGGTGCGCGAGTCATCATCGCGCGCGCCATCAGAATAGAGGCCGAGGAGAAACGAGTTGTTCTCCAGGGTCGGCCACCGGTACCGTTCGAGCTCGCGTCGATCAACATCGGCTCCACCGTTGCCGGCCTCTCGACCCCCGGCGTGCGAGAGCACGCCATCCCGACCCGGCCGATCACCGGGTTCGTTTCGAGGCTCGACTCCCTGTTCGACGAGTTCCGTGCAAGCAATGCCACCGAGTGTGTGCGCATTGTGGTTGCAGGCGCCGGCGCCGGCGGCGTCGAAGTGGCTTTCGCGCTCGACCACCGCCTGCGAGAACTGGGGCGCAAGGTCGACGTCACCGTCATCGAGTCCGGACCCGAGATCCTGGCGGGCTACTCGGCCGGCATGCGTCGCCGAGCCGAACGCGCCGCAGGCCAGAGAGACATCAAGATCGTGGCCGGCCAACGCATCGATCGCGTCGAGGCCGACCGCGTCTTCCTGAAGCAAGCCGGCGCAAGCTCCAAATCCGAGCAGCCGTTCGATCTCCTGCTCTGGGTGACGGGCGCGGTCAGCCATCCGTTGTTTCGCGACTCGAACCTGCCCACCGACGAGCGCGGTTTCGTCAAGATCCGCTCGACCCTTCAACTCGAGGATCACGACCACATCTTTGCCGTCGGCGATTGCTCGACCCTGACTCGATATCCCCGGACGCCCAAGGCGGGCGTCTACGCGGTTCGCCAAGGTCCGGTGCTGACCACGAATCTCCGCCGCCTGCTCGCGGGCGAAGCCCTGCTCGACAGATACAGGCCACAGCACGACTTTCTGACCCTGATCAACACCGGAGACGGCGGCGCGATCGGCGGCAAGTGGTTTCTTTCCTTCGAAGGTGAATGGGTGTTCAGGCTCAAGGACCGAATCGACCGGAAGTTCATGTACCGCTTTCAGCCTCTCGACCACCCCGGGAACGAGACGGCCTTCGACTCCGCGGGCATGAACGCTGGCACGCTCGAGGACGGTGACTCGGAAGTACTCTGCGGCGGTTGCGCCGCCAAGCTCGGCCAGCTCGCCCTGGAGCGTGCCCTGTCGCGGCTGCCACCGGGAAGCGAGGACAGCTCGGTAGAGCTGGGTATGGCCGGCGCCGACGACGCCGCTTGTTACTCGGCTCCCGGAGGGCAACGCATCGTCTCGAGCGTCGATCAGTTCCGATCCTTCACCGACGATGCGTATCTGGTCGGCAGGGTCGCCGCGATCAACGCCGCCTCCGATCTCTTGGCCAAGGGCATCGAGCCTCGATTCGCACAGGCACTCGTGGCGCTTCCCGAGCGCGATTCCGGCCCGGAGCAAGAGGAGACCCTGTTCCAGCTCCTAGCCGGAGCGCAGGCGGCCTTCGATGAGATCGGCGTCACCCTGCTCGGCGGTCACACGATGACCGCCGCCCAGCTTCAGCTCGGCTTTCACCTCGAAGGTTTCGCCGACAACGACCAGCGGCTGCTCGTGCAAGCCCGGCTCGAGGCCGGACAGCGGTTGATCCTCTCGAAGGCCCTGGGTACCGGAGTGCTCATGCGGGCCGACATGCGCGGCGAGCTTAGAGGTCCCTGGTTCGAGCAGGCGCTCGCCTCCATGTTGCGGCTGAACCGCGACGCCGTCGCGGTAGCCCGCCGATTCGGCGCTCGCGCCGCGACCGACGTCACCGGCTTCGGTCTGGCGGGTCACTTGGCGGGCATGCTCCGCGCCGCCGATCTCGCCGCCACCATCGACGTGCGCTCCCTGCCGGCACTTCCCGGCAGCCTCGAGCTCCTCGAGACCGGCCTGCGCAGCACCTTCCACGAGGACAATGCCAAAGCCGCCCGCGGCATGCAGATCGAGCCGGAAGCCCGCCGACATCCACACTTTCCCCTGCTCTTCGATCCCCAAACCTCGGGCGGCTTGCTCTTCGGCGTCCCTGCCGACCGCGCCGAAGCGGCTCTCGACGAGCTCCTGGCGTCGGGCCACACGGCGGCCATCATCGGCACGACCGGCAAGGCCGAGGCCATCCACCGGATCCGTATCTCGACCTCCTTAGACTAG
- a CDS encoding aldehyde dehydrogenase, protein MPLPFAINGLGRIGRALLRIATERETLELVAANDLAPADRLARLVARDSLHGVLEGTVSAREGAIDINGHAIRVFGQAEPARIPWQDTDARVVVDATGKCLTRECAELHRRGKVQKVVVSANARGMDLTLCRAVNDGDYDPERHRLLSGASCTTNCLAPIAHLLHREFGLQHAMMNTVHSYNNDQRLLESAHADPRRARAAALNMIPTSTSAVDALGRILPELAGRIEGFAVRVPTPNVSLIDLVAELNRSPSVAEVNRLFETAAEGELAGVLATTKDELVSSDFMGDPHSAIVDLPLTRRVGQNGKGGLYRVVAWYDNEWGHASRLADILELIAERG, encoded by the coding sequence ATGCCATTACCCTTTGCCATCAATGGCCTTGGCCGCATCGGGCGCGCGTTGCTGCGGATCGCAACCGAACGCGAGACTCTCGAGCTCGTCGCCGCCAACGATCTCGCTCCCGCCGACCGGCTCGCTCGCCTCGTAGCTCGTGACTCGCTCCACGGTGTTCTCGAGGGCACCGTCTCGGCGCGCGAAGGAGCGATCGACATCAACGGTCACGCGATCCGAGTTTTCGGACAAGCTGAGCCTGCGAGAATTCCGTGGCAGGACACCGACGCCCGGGTTGTGGTCGACGCGACCGGCAAGTGTTTGACGCGCGAATGCGCCGAGTTGCACCGGCGCGGCAAGGTGCAGAAAGTGGTCGTGTCGGCCAACGCCAGGGGCATGGATCTGACCCTCTGCCGTGCGGTCAACGACGGCGACTACGACCCCGAGCGGCACCGCCTTCTGAGCGGCGCCTCGTGCACGACCAACTGTCTCGCCCCGATCGCGCATCTGCTGCATAGAGAGTTCGGTCTCCAGCACGCGATGATGAACACGGTGCACAGCTACAACAACGACCAACGGCTACTCGAATCGGCGCATGCCGACCCGCGGCGCGCGCGGGCCGCGGCGCTCAATATGATCCCGACCTCGACCAGCGCCGTCGACGCTCTGGGCCGCATCCTTCCCGAGCTCGCCGGGCGCATCGAGGGCTTTGCGGTTCGAGTGCCCACACCCAACGTGTCGCTGATCGATCTGGTCGCCGAGCTGAATCGGAGCCCCTCGGTTGCGGAGGTCAACCGGCTCTTCGAAACCGCCGCCGAAGGCGAGCTGGCCGGAGTTCTGGCGACGACCAAGGACGAGCTGGTCTCCTCCGACTTCATGGGTGATCCTCATTCGGCCATCGTGGACCTACCGTTGACGCGACGCGTGGGGCAGAATGGCAAAGGCGGGCTCTACCGAGTCGTCGCCTGGTACGACAACGAGTGGGGACACGCCTCCCGCTTGGCGGATATTCTCGAGCTCATCGCAGAGCGCGGCTAA
- a CDS encoding M20/M25/M40 family metallo-hydrolase — MLTQSTQTLAVKALLTLALILALPDHLSGAQSDLRNHVETLASDPWQGRMTGSEGAKATADYLAEQLDALGASPLPGQDGFEIEFEFTAGTSDTGSSVSVVAGPEKNSGKDESFAGTGLVQALSFSEDGSVTAPAVFAGYGMVVPDDGEFSYDSYAGIDVEGKIVVALRYFPEDAEDETRGRLSRFSGLRYKALQARERGAKAMVVLTGPRSPNAGEVVPMAFDAATDSGLLAVSVNGEIAERLISYGSNKTLEQIQKSFDDANPHVTGFNLEGLELTVKASVKRERKIGRNVVGLLPGAPTSGSNGSDGSEAGFEKPYVVVGAHFDHLGKGRTAGSLADKEEADGIHYGADDNASGVAAALAAAGRLAGKAGGRRIVLAFWSGEEIGILGSADFVKEKVLDPEDIAAYINFDMVGRSKDNKLSLQAVGSSPEWSGLIEKSNVPVGFDLSLQEDPYLPTDSSSFNVASVPTLNFFAGSHEDYHRPSDTADKINYEDLERIAHLGALVTTRVSRMEKPPEFVKVERRVEEGGGRDGVRAFTGTIPDYGTEVDGLMLSGVIEGGPADEAGLEGGDVIIEFGGQEISNVYDYTYALDAVKVGEPLKVVYLRDGERKETAITPRAR, encoded by the coding sequence ATGCTCACGCAAAGTACGCAAACACTCGCGGTTAAAGCTCTCCTGACCCTGGCGCTGATCCTGGCGTTGCCGGACCATCTCTCGGGTGCCCAATCGGATCTCCGTAACCATGTCGAGACCCTGGCGTCGGACCCCTGGCAAGGACGCATGACCGGAAGCGAGGGAGCAAAGGCTACCGCCGACTACCTGGCCGAGCAGCTCGACGCTCTCGGCGCCTCGCCGCTTCCCGGTCAGGACGGTTTTGAGATCGAGTTCGAGTTCACCGCGGGCACCAGCGACACCGGGTCATCGGTGTCGGTGGTCGCCGGGCCGGAGAAGAACAGCGGCAAGGACGAGAGCTTTGCCGGAACCGGCTTGGTGCAGGCACTCTCCTTCAGTGAAGACGGATCGGTAACGGCGCCGGCTGTTTTTGCAGGCTACGGCATGGTGGTTCCCGACGACGGCGAGTTCTCCTATGACAGCTATGCCGGAATCGACGTCGAAGGCAAGATCGTGGTGGCCTTGCGCTACTTCCCCGAAGACGCCGAGGACGAGACCCGCGGTCGCTTGTCGCGGTTCTCGGGACTGCGCTACAAGGCCCTCCAGGCGCGCGAGCGTGGCGCGAAGGCCATGGTGGTGCTCACGGGCCCGCGATCCCCGAATGCCGGCGAGGTCGTGCCGATGGCTTTCGACGCGGCGACCGACTCGGGTCTGTTGGCGGTGAGCGTCAACGGCGAGATCGCCGAGCGCTTGATCTCGTACGGCTCCAACAAGACCCTGGAGCAGATCCAGAAATCGTTCGACGACGCCAATCCGCACGTCACCGGGTTCAATCTCGAAGGCCTGGAGCTGACCGTCAAGGCCAGCGTCAAGCGAGAGCGGAAGATCGGTCGCAACGTCGTCGGCTTGTTGCCGGGCGCGCCGACGTCGGGCTCCAACGGCTCTGACGGTTCCGAGGCCGGCTTCGAAAAGCCCTACGTGGTGGTCGGGGCTCACTTCGACCACCTCGGCAAGGGCCGCACCGCGGGTTCGCTCGCCGACAAGGAGGAAGCGGACGGCATTCACTACGGCGCCGACGACAACGCCTCGGGTGTGGCCGCAGCCCTGGCTGCGGCCGGCAGACTGGCGGGGAAGGCCGGGGGGCGCCGGATCGTGCTCGCCTTTTGGTCCGGCGAGGAGATCGGGATTCTAGGCTCGGCCGACTTCGTCAAGGAGAAGGTGCTCGACCCCGAAGATATCGCCGCCTATATCAACTTCGACATGGTCGGGCGCTCGAAAGACAACAAGCTGTCACTTCAGGCCGTCGGCTCGAGCCCCGAGTGGTCGGGTCTAATCGAGAAGTCCAACGTGCCGGTCGGGTTCGATCTCAGTCTCCAGGAGGATCCCTATCTGCCGACCGACAGTTCGTCCTTCAACGTGGCTTCGGTGCCGACGCTGAATTTCTTTGCCGGCAGTCACGAGGACTATCACAGGCCTTCCGACACCGCTGACAAGATCAACTACGAGGATCTGGAGCGAATCGCTCATCTGGGGGCCCTGGTTACGACCCGCGTGAGCCGGATGGAGAAGCCGCCGGAGTTCGTCAAGGTCGAGCGCAGGGTCGAAGAGGGCGGCGGCCGCGATGGCGTCCGTGCCTTCACCGGCACGATTCCCGATTACGGCACCGAGGTCGACGGACTCATGCTTTCGGGCGTCATCGAGGGTGGCCCGGCCGACGAGGCCGGCCTCGAGGGCGGCGATGTCATCATCGAGTTCGGCGGCCAGGAGATCTCGAATGTCTACGACTACACCTACGCTCTGGACGCGGTCAAGGTCGGCGAGCCGCTCAAAGTCGTCTACCTGCGTGACGGCGAGAGGAAAGAGACCGCGATCACTCCCCGCGCTCGCTAG
- the tsaD gene encoding tRNA (adenosine(37)-N6)-threonylcarbamoyltransferase complex transferase subunit TsaD, with protein sequence MRSSQDLILGIETSCDDTACAVVDTGGRVLSSVVSSQLAAHRPYGGVVPEIASREHLKNWPAVLGEALRRADRGLEAMDAVAATRAPGLIGSLLVGLSLGKALARGLERPFYGVHHLEGHLYSPFLKSADREADTPPESFVALVVSGGHSALYRVLRGEISTLAETRDDAMGEVFDKVGKRLGLPYPQGPLVDEIAEDWPDGGSAFAIARCSDGSLDFSFSGLKTESLRALDRATAGRDEMSLDDLVQIAEVREVLSGFREAAVGQVVDRLDRLYRLEPFGMLAVSGGVAANRLLRRRLPEWAGAKGVDLRLVDLALSGDNAAMIAHAAGKRLLAGDRGDSATLEAASRQPLGSR encoded by the coding sequence ATGAGGAGCTCGCAAGACCTGATTCTGGGCATCGAGACCTCGTGCGACGACACCGCGTGTGCGGTCGTCGATACCGGCGGCAGGGTCCTGTCATCGGTCGTTTCGAGCCAGCTCGCAGCACATCGGCCTTACGGCGGAGTGGTCCCCGAGATCGCGTCGCGCGAGCATCTCAAGAATTGGCCGGCGGTGCTCGGCGAAGCCCTGCGCCGGGCCGACCGGGGACTCGAAGCCATGGACGCGGTCGCCGCGACCCGGGCTCCGGGCCTGATCGGCTCACTGCTGGTCGGCCTGTCGCTGGGCAAGGCCCTGGCGCGCGGCCTCGAGCGTCCGTTCTACGGCGTCCATCACCTGGAGGGGCATCTTTACTCTCCGTTCTTGAAATCGGCCGACCGGGAAGCCGACACGCCGCCTGAAAGCTTTGTGGCCCTGGTCGTTTCGGGTGGACACAGCGCGCTCTACCGGGTCCTGCGGGGCGAGATCTCGACCTTGGCCGAGACCCGAGACGACGCCATGGGCGAAGTATTCGACAAGGTCGGCAAGCGTCTCGGCCTGCCGTATCCGCAGGGCCCGCTCGTGGACGAGATCGCCGAAGACTGGCCCGACGGGGGCTCGGCCTTCGCGATCGCGCGCTGCAGCGACGGCAGCCTGGACTTCTCCTTCTCGGGACTCAAGACCGAGAGCCTGCGGGCTCTCGACCGCGCGACCGCCGGTCGCGACGAAATGTCACTCGATGACCTGGTTCAGATCGCCGAGGTTCGCGAGGTCTTGAGCGGTTTTCGCGAGGCCGCGGTCGGCCAGGTTGTGGATCGTCTGGACCGCCTGTACCGGCTGGAGCCTTTCGGCATGCTCGCGGTATCGGGTGGTGTGGCGGCCAACCGGTTGTTGAGAAGGCGCCTGCCCGAATGGGCCGGCGCCAAGGGCGTGGATTTGCGTCTGGTGGATCTGGCCCTCTCCGGAGACAACGCCGCGATGATCGCCCACGCCGCCGGCAAGCGCCTTCTCGCCGGCGATCGCGGCGACTCCGCGACACTCGAAGCCGCCAGCCGCCAACCGCTGGGCTCGCGATGA